One window of Mangrovibacterium diazotrophicum genomic DNA carries:
- a CDS encoding SusD/RagB family nutrient-binding outer membrane lipoprotein — MKFKIALIATVVALGLGSCTSDFVDINKDPNAILGDQISARYFITGTQVQLFAPNRYPYWRAQLIHADRYAGMFCFGFSSSWWSDELGYSYNSGYTDAAWDYYEGYNSTINTYLQLTEPGGDLDNSLTYATALIMKSMFYQKFTDTFGEVPYSESGDLEILQPKFDTQMEIYEGIIADLNTAISLIGDESVTGVGTEDLGSNDLFYGGDLQKWKKLANTLKLKVALRAYGASGATFVDSAISEALASDLLMDSSDDCLLPKDAEIDQWSSACYGDVWYNFGDGSDWTVSQEVIDYLQKYDDPRLSKYAQPAVGGDAITIPKPGSDTDEMYQKRKNFILAALDDAGAVYTETTDADGASVISMAASTYYVGQPVRLNSNMVNYARYPLFSKPAEYIIQQKNQGEDIAPEIVLTTAEAYFMKAQAILMGYGSGDANTIYREGLRYAMLLWGVTEDEVDDFLTNSSMATLDGSNDMEKVIVQRWLANYTEGFEAWAIVRKNGYPASLAAGVSDGDIYGLGTLNGAYPQRMRYGSSPYSTNADNLQEAIASQGADVQATQLWWAK; from the coding sequence ATGAAATTTAAAATAGCACTGATAGCCACTGTTGTCGCACTCGGTCTCGGAAGTTGTACCTCCGACTTTGTGGACATAAACAAAGATCCGAATGCAATTTTGGGTGACCAGATTTCAGCACGATATTTTATTACTGGTACGCAGGTTCAATTGTTTGCACCAAACCGTTATCCATACTGGCGCGCACAGCTGATTCATGCCGACCGTTACGCAGGGATGTTCTGTTTTGGGTTTAGTAGTTCCTGGTGGTCCGATGAGCTGGGGTATTCATACAATTCCGGTTATACCGATGCTGCCTGGGATTATTACGAAGGATACAACAGCACCATTAATACGTATTTGCAGCTGACCGAGCCGGGTGGAGACCTGGATAATTCGCTGACTTATGCTACTGCGTTGATTATGAAGAGTATGTTCTATCAGAAGTTTACTGATACTTTTGGTGAAGTTCCCTACTCAGAGAGCGGTGACCTGGAAATTCTTCAGCCGAAGTTTGATACCCAAATGGAAATTTATGAGGGTATTATTGCTGATTTGAACACTGCGATCAGCCTGATTGGTGACGAATCAGTAACAGGTGTGGGAACCGAAGATTTGGGTTCTAATGACTTGTTTTATGGTGGCGATTTACAAAAATGGAAAAAGCTGGCTAATACCTTAAAGTTGAAAGTGGCTTTGCGTGCCTACGGTGCGTCGGGTGCTACTTTTGTCGACAGTGCGATTTCTGAAGCATTGGCGTCTGATCTTCTCATGGACAGTTCTGATGACTGCTTGTTGCCGAAAGATGCAGAAATCGACCAATGGAGTAGTGCCTGCTATGGCGATGTTTGGTATAATTTCGGTGACGGTTCTGATTGGACTGTGAGCCAGGAAGTGATCGATTACTTGCAAAAATACGACGACCCACGTTTGTCGAAATACGCTCAACCAGCTGTGGGTGGTGATGCAATTACGATTCCAAAGCCAGGGTCGGACACAGATGAGATGTACCAAAAACGTAAAAATTTCATTTTGGCGGCGTTGGACGACGCTGGAGCTGTTTATACAGAAACTACTGACGCCGATGGAGCATCAGTTATTTCCATGGCTGCTTCGACTTACTATGTTGGTCAACCGGTTCGGTTAAATTCCAATATGGTCAATTATGCCCGCTACCCGTTATTCAGTAAACCCGCTGAATACATCATTCAACAAAAGAACCAGGGAGAGGATATTGCTCCTGAAATTGTTCTGACGACTGCTGAAGCTTATTTCATGAAAGCACAGGCAATTTTGATGGGCTACGGAAGCGGCGATGCGAATACAATTTATCGCGAAGGCTTGCGATATGCCATGTTGCTTTGGGGAGTTACAGAAGACGAAGTCGACGACTTCCTGACGAACTCATCAATGGCAACTTTGGATGGCTCGAATGATATGGAAAAAGTCATTGTTCAGCGTTGGCTGGCCAACTACACCGAAGGTTTCGAAGCCTGGGCAATCGTTCGTAAAAATGGCTACCCGGCTTCCTTGGCTGCTGGTGTTTCCGATGGCGACATCTACGGACTTGGGACATTGAACGGTGCTTATCCGCAGCGTATGCGTTACGGATCGAGTCCGTACAGTACCAATGCCGATAACTTGCAGGAAGCTATTGCAAGCCAGGGGGCCGATGTACAGGCAACCCAATTGTGGTGGGCAAAATAA
- a CDS encoding RagB/SusD family nutrient uptake outer membrane protein has protein sequence MKFLKSINKKLIVGLSFSLLVFSACDDLLEEDVYSIYTPDNFYSNDAQVLSSLSGAYRNFAAIPTFGQEYRALELCADQVACHGKIQGWWANSDLEQLSEHKWDASHGYINTFWNTLFRTVGQANALISSLDASGLENVVGAKAELRVLRAYAYFYLMDLYGNVPIFTEPKVDPNDLPTQNTRTEVFDFVISELDDAVADLPSQNDVGSEYYGRLTQEAVYSLRAMVYLNAEIYTGTAHWDDVITNADLVINSGAFQLLDDYFDNFVYNNDENAEMIWAGVYTPDVTGGIGHPIVQKVLPGIGGGLFGLPYTPQDGFGTRPSVPALYEEGDDRLGIFLMPGELKDPRNGETVMVEEIVPDGNSFLYEEGTSTKGPVPYVIINATGIRNQPMNAGIKWIKWGLDPNTNGGNAGNDIAWFRLADVILMKAEALARKSDFSGALPLVNQVRERSHASTLSAVTLNDIFEERGRELVFEMKRRNDLIRFGKFNDAWEFKDAATDDHWNLFPIPQAAINANSNLQQNPGY, from the coding sequence ATGAAATTTTTAAAATCTATAAATAAGAAATTAATTGTTGGACTCTCTTTCTCACTTTTGGTCTTCTCTGCATGTGACGACTTACTGGAAGAGGACGTCTATTCAATTTACACGCCGGATAATTTCTATTCCAACGATGCACAGGTGCTTTCTTCCCTGTCCGGAGCATACCGAAATTTCGCGGCTATACCAACCTTTGGGCAGGAATACCGTGCCCTCGAACTTTGTGCCGACCAGGTAGCTTGTCACGGAAAGATCCAGGGATGGTGGGCTAACAGCGATCTGGAACAGCTGTCGGAGCATAAATGGGATGCCAGTCATGGCTATATCAATACATTCTGGAATACATTGTTTCGCACGGTCGGTCAGGCGAATGCGTTGATTTCTTCACTGGATGCCTCAGGTTTGGAAAACGTTGTTGGTGCAAAGGCCGAGTTAAGGGTTTTACGTGCTTATGCCTATTTCTATTTGATGGATCTTTATGGCAACGTACCCATATTTACGGAACCTAAAGTTGATCCGAATGACTTGCCAACGCAAAATACCCGGACTGAAGTCTTCGATTTTGTAATCAGTGAATTGGATGATGCAGTCGCCGACCTTCCTTCTCAGAATGATGTGGGCAGCGAGTATTACGGTCGTCTGACACAGGAAGCTGTTTACAGTCTGAGAGCAATGGTTTATTTGAATGCGGAAATCTATACCGGAACAGCACATTGGGATGATGTAATCACCAATGCAGATTTAGTTATCAACTCGGGAGCTTTCCAATTGCTCGACGACTATTTTGACAATTTTGTCTATAACAATGATGAAAATGCCGAGATGATCTGGGCTGGCGTGTACACACCGGATGTTACCGGAGGTATTGGTCACCCGATTGTGCAGAAAGTTCTTCCGGGCATCGGGGGAGGCTTGTTTGGTTTGCCTTATACGCCTCAGGATGGTTTCGGTACACGACCTTCTGTTCCGGCATTGTACGAAGAGGGAGACGATCGTTTGGGAATTTTCCTGATGCCGGGAGAGCTGAAAGATCCTCGCAATGGAGAAACCGTGATGGTTGAAGAAATTGTCCCTGATGGAAACTCATTCCTTTACGAAGAAGGTACATCAACCAAAGGGCCTGTTCCTTACGTGATTATCAACGCGACAGGTATTCGTAACCAACCCATGAATGCCGGTATCAAGTGGATTAAATGGGGACTCGATCCAAACACCAATGGTGGTAATGCCGGTAACGACATTGCCTGGTTCCGTTTGGCAGACGTGATCTTGATGAAAGCCGAAGCGTTGGCACGTAAAAGTGATTTCTCCGGTGCTTTGCCGCTGGTTAACCAAGTTCGTGAACGAAGTCATGCATCGACACTTTCCGCTGTTACTTTGAATGATATTTTCGAAGAACGAGGTCGGGAGTTAGTGTTTGAAATGAAACGCAGAAACGACCTGATTCGCTTCGGTAAATTTAATGATGCCTGGGAATTTAAAGATGCAGCAACCGACGACCATTGGAATTTATTTCCGATACCACAGGCTGCTATCAATGCGAATTCCAACCTCCAACAAAATCCTGGATACTAA
- a CDS encoding TolB family protein: MNQQLIRFGECLAAVLLGAVSFISTEIQAQIINGKDYSGLSGVYHTFDMAGDDVFGQRFPAENFSYVDELTGTNVNALTTSRHNNSKMYQTHPQWTADGKYVVITSDRTSTHEKRDRQAYAISMDNFEITQITTGDRGSDLHLGWHTNAAYLFRGNRLVKLNLDELLADSEKGEVGEPEDYEDLLATVPDSIRPSGLGLDANENRVFFSRGLGIDKSEIYCVDFESGETTKVLEVPFRIGHLQSNPFVTGEVMYCWETGGDSPQRMWYMKVDENGKVNNRAIYEEDPNDWVTHEVFMGPDDILFHLMGHLDRLQTNQTGLYSLNIRTNKLTFHGQTGTGGFWHCNATPDRKWIVTDTFDGKLYRINAEDNNDWALLTQGHRGISVSPFTSEAHLHPSVSPDGKWVLINSSRFTESDVLLLPLFPGK, from the coding sequence ATGAATCAACAATTAATCAGGTTTGGAGAATGTCTGGCAGCAGTGCTGCTGGGGGCAGTTTCTTTCATTTCAACAGAAATACAGGCGCAGATTATCAATGGTAAAGATTATTCAGGGCTGTCGGGCGTTTATCATACGTTTGATATGGCAGGTGATGATGTTTTCGGGCAGCGGTTTCCGGCTGAGAACTTTTCCTATGTTGATGAGCTTACCGGAACGAACGTAAACGCGTTGACAACGTCGCGTCACAACAACTCGAAGATGTACCAAACGCACCCGCAATGGACGGCAGACGGAAAGTACGTGGTTATTACCTCGGACCGGACTTCAACCCACGAGAAGCGAGACCGACAGGCTTATGCGATATCGATGGATAATTTTGAAATTACACAGATTACAACAGGCGACCGGGGGAGCGATTTGCACCTGGGCTGGCACACCAATGCTGCCTATCTGTTCCGGGGCAACCGGCTTGTAAAACTGAACTTGGATGAGCTTTTAGCCGACAGCGAGAAAGGAGAAGTTGGAGAGCCGGAGGATTACGAAGATTTGTTGGCGACTGTGCCTGATTCCATTCGGCCATCTGGTTTGGGCTTGGATGCCAACGAAAACCGGGTGTTCTTTTCCCGGGGATTGGGCATTGACAAATCCGAGATTTATTGCGTTGATTTTGAGTCCGGCGAAACCACCAAGGTTCTGGAAGTGCCTTTTCGGATCGGGCATTTGCAATCGAACCCGTTTGTGACGGGCGAGGTAATGTACTGTTGGGAGACTGGTGGCGATTCGCCGCAAAGGATGTGGTACATGAAAGTTGATGAAAATGGAAAAGTAAATAACAGGGCTATCTACGAGGAAGACCCGAACGATTGGGTAACCCACGAGGTTTTTATGGGGCCCGACGATATTCTTTTTCACCTGATGGGGCATTTGGATCGCCTTCAAACCAATCAAACCGGATTGTATTCACTCAATATTCGCACCAACAAACTCACCTTTCACGGGCAAACGGGGACCGGCGGTTTTTGGCATTGTAACGCAACGCCCGATCGGAAGTGGATTGTTACGGATACCTTCGACGGAAAGCTATACCGGATTAATGCAGAAGATAACAACGACTGGGCGCTGTTAACACAGGGACACCGCGGGATCAGCGTTAGCCCGTTCACCAGCGAGGCGCATTTGCACCCGTCTGTTAGTCCCGACGGTAAATGGGTGTTGATCAATTCCAGTCGTTTTACTGAAAGCGATGTGTTGCTACTGCCTTTGTTTCCGGGGAAGTAA
- a CDS encoding succinate dehydrogenase cytochrome b subunit: protein MSNFLTASIGRKFIMSITGLFLMMFICVHLGVNLLLIVDDSGALFNQGAHFMATNPFIKIMEPVLGLGFAVHIIWSFLISFQNYKARPVSYDKSNASYSSAWASRNMLVLGGLVLVFLVIHIMNFYYVIKFDPHSMSTAVVDGTEMHDTYALVAGLFKSSVVYGILYIIGGILLGFHLGHGFWSSFQTLGLNNKNWLCRLQIVGKVYAILVAVGFSIIPLYFLIKF, encoded by the coding sequence ATGAGCAATTTTCTGACTGCCTCTATCGGAAGAAAGTTTATTATGAGCATTACGGGTTTGTTCCTGATGATGTTCATTTGCGTCCACTTAGGCGTAAACTTGCTGTTGATTGTTGATGACAGCGGAGCGTTATTCAACCAGGGGGCGCACTTCATGGCCACCAATCCATTCATCAAAATTATGGAGCCAGTACTTGGTCTGGGATTCGCAGTACATATCATCTGGTCATTTCTTATTAGTTTTCAGAACTATAAGGCTCGTCCGGTGAGCTATGACAAGTCGAATGCTTCCTACTCAAGTGCATGGGCATCACGTAATATGTTGGTGCTGGGTGGATTAGTTTTGGTTTTCCTGGTTATCCACATTATGAACTTTTATTACGTTATCAAATTTGACCCGCATTCAATGTCTACCGCTGTGGTTGACGGAACAGAAATGCACGACACTTACGCGTTGGTTGCCGGCCTGTTCAAGTCAAGCGTAGTTTACGGTATCTTGTACATCATCGGTGGTATTTTACTTGGATTTCACCTGGGACACGGGTTCTGGTCATCTTTCCAAACTCTTGGCCTTAACAACAAAAACTGGTTGTGCCGCTTACAAATTGTAGGTAAGGTTTATGCCATTCTTGTTGCTGTTGGTTTTTCAATTATTCCATTGTATTTCCTGATTAAATTTTAA
- a CDS encoding SusC/RagA family TonB-linked outer membrane protein: MNLKVNWLRKCLTLLAAFFLGVGALLAQEVNLSGIVTSSEDGSPLPGVSVLEKGTNHGTVTNVDGQYSISVPQGATVVFSFIGMEIKEITASSSQTLDVVLDPETEGLGEVVVTALGITREKKSLGYSVAEVGSDEVATVKDVNPMNSLSGRVAGVTITQGSFGPGSSSRVVIRGNNSITGNNQPLYVVDGIPMSNSGYGSANGSDTGEYSKSDYGSGISDINPDDIASISVLKGPNAAALYGSRAANGVIMITTKKGSARKGVGVTFTSNTTFESPMLLPDYQNEYGQGTEGYIPSTVADLKSAGGSWGPRMDGSNQLYYTGETKAYSPQPDNVKDFFETGSTLINTLALTAGNDEVNVRFSYTNTEAQATIPNSKIQRHNFNLRGFAKLTDRLSVDAKATYFKQYGKNRPTLGTEGLMSTLYNIPRNVDINDYKTYQDPETLSSVSATSLGANPYWSVYHDQREDWKDRLQGFAKIQYDFTDYLSAYVRVGTDMSTMNIETVNQYGHWYSTTGAFSYTESQEQETNADFLLMFKKDLTDKINLNASLGGNHMYSTNRGHSVSGSQFRIPDGPPLSAASVVTAGFTPLEEKEINSLYGTVSFAYDRWFYLDLSARNDWSSTLPETNWSYFYPSASASILINDLLEIENSVLSYSKVRASWAQVGNDTDPYQLYDTYSLAAASSSYLGETTMSRSDVKYASDLKPEDVRSIEIGGEFHFFNDRLYTDMSYYDITSKDLIMNVPISKSTGYSYMKENVGEIRNKGFEMMLGGVPVKTDDFTWDVSVNFATNKNKLNELIEGTDDYTFSTINSGNVIVKATVGGGFGDIYGTTWEKDDDGNILVLDNGKPQVSSDKVLLGNYQPDWTGGMTNTFSYKNWKMSFLIDARFGGEVYSGTDAAMDAAGTSKRTLAYREGGVVVDGMLDDGSANATSISAEEYWGAVSSIASEYVYDQTNVRLREISLIWNLPSKWLENTIVRNASIGVIGRNLFFFYKDTDNFDPEASYSVSSFSQGVVYYPLPTSRSIGFNLNVNF; encoded by the coding sequence ATGAATCTAAAGGTTAATTGGTTAAGAAAATGCCTGACACTCTTAGCTGCATTTTTTTTAGGAGTAGGAGCATTGCTTGCTCAGGAAGTCAATCTTTCGGGGATTGTTACCAGTTCTGAAGATGGCAGTCCACTGCCTGGTGTTTCCGTTTTGGAGAAAGGAACCAATCACGGAACAGTTACGAATGTTGATGGTCAGTATTCGATCAGTGTGCCGCAGGGTGCAACTGTTGTTTTCTCATTCATTGGAATGGAGATAAAGGAAATAACAGCAAGTTCTTCACAAACATTGGATGTTGTTTTAGATCCGGAAACTGAGGGATTGGGAGAAGTTGTTGTTACAGCACTCGGTATTACCCGCGAGAAAAAATCGCTGGGTTATTCGGTGGCAGAGGTTGGAAGTGATGAAGTAGCTACCGTAAAAGACGTGAATCCGATGAACTCTCTTTCGGGTCGCGTTGCCGGTGTAACAATTACGCAAGGATCGTTTGGTCCCGGTAGTAGTTCGCGGGTAGTGATCCGCGGAAACAACTCAATTACCGGAAACAACCAGCCGCTTTACGTTGTGGACGGTATTCCGATGAGTAATTCCGGATATGGTTCGGCAAACGGATCTGACACCGGTGAATATTCGAAGTCGGATTATGGCTCTGGAATTTCGGACATCAACCCGGATGATATTGCAAGCATCTCCGTTCTGAAAGGACCGAACGCCGCCGCTCTATACGGGTCTCGTGCAGCAAACGGGGTAATCATGATCACAACAAAAAAAGGTTCGGCTCGCAAAGGGGTGGGGGTTACGTTTACTTCGAACACCACTTTTGAAAGCCCGATGTTGTTACCCGACTATCAGAACGAGTATGGTCAAGGTACCGAGGGGTATATTCCGTCAACTGTTGCCGATTTGAAATCAGCAGGGGGTTCATGGGGACCACGGATGGATGGCTCAAACCAACTTTATTACACTGGTGAAACCAAAGCCTACAGTCCTCAGCCGGATAACGTAAAAGACTTTTTTGAAACCGGATCAACGTTGATCAATACGTTGGCATTGACAGCAGGTAACGACGAGGTAAATGTTCGTTTTTCATATACGAATACCGAGGCTCAAGCCACGATTCCGAATTCGAAAATTCAACGACATAATTTTAACTTAAGAGGTTTTGCCAAATTAACCGATAGATTGTCGGTTGATGCGAAAGCGACCTATTTCAAACAGTACGGTAAAAACAGGCCCACATTGGGTACAGAAGGTTTGATGTCGACCTTGTATAATATTCCGCGAAACGTAGATATTAACGATTATAAGACCTACCAGGACCCGGAAACTTTGAGTTCGGTTTCTGCAACGTCGCTGGGAGCAAACCCATATTGGTCGGTTTACCATGACCAGCGTGAAGACTGGAAAGACAGATTGCAGGGTTTTGCAAAAATTCAGTATGATTTTACCGACTACTTGTCAGCATACGTTCGCGTTGGTACCGACATGTCGACTATGAACATTGAAACCGTCAACCAATACGGACACTGGTATAGCACAACAGGAGCGTTTAGCTACACCGAGAGCCAGGAGCAGGAGACGAATGCTGACTTCTTGTTGATGTTTAAAAAAGACCTGACCGACAAAATTAATCTGAACGCCTCGTTAGGTGGAAACCACATGTACTCGACCAACCGGGGACACAGCGTTAGCGGTTCTCAGTTCCGTATTCCCGATGGACCACCGTTGAGTGCGGCGTCGGTTGTAACAGCTGGCTTTACGCCACTGGAAGAAAAAGAGATTAACTCGCTTTACGGTACAGTAAGTTTTGCTTACGATCGCTGGTTCTATTTGGATTTGTCAGCTCGTAACGACTGGTCTTCTACCTTGCCCGAGACAAACTGGTCTTATTTCTATCCTTCTGCCAGTGCATCAATTTTGATTAACGACTTGCTGGAAATCGAAAATTCAGTGCTGTCATATTCCAAAGTACGCGCCAGCTGGGCACAAGTAGGTAACGATACCGATCCTTATCAGTTGTACGATACCTATTCTCTTGCTGCAGCCTCCAGTTCTTATCTTGGCGAAACAACCATGTCCAGAAGTGATGTGAAATACGCTTCGGACCTTAAACCGGAGGATGTGCGTTCAATTGAAATTGGTGGTGAATTCCACTTTTTCAACGATCGCTTGTATACGGATATGTCATACTATGATATTACCTCGAAGGATTTGATCATGAACGTTCCGATTTCAAAATCAACTGGCTACAGCTATATGAAAGAGAACGTTGGTGAGATCCGAAACAAAGGTTTTGAAATGATGCTTGGAGGTGTTCCTGTTAAAACAGATGATTTTACCTGGGATGTATCTGTCAACTTTGCGACGAACAAAAACAAGTTGAACGAACTGATTGAAGGAACCGACGACTACACCTTCTCAACCATTAACAGCGGCAATGTGATCGTGAAGGCGACCGTCGGTGGTGGTTTTGGTGATATTTACGGAACAACCTGGGAAAAGGATGACGATGGAAATATCCTGGTTTTGGATAATGGTAAACCGCAGGTATCGAGCGACAAAGTTCTTTTGGGGAATTATCAACCAGACTGGACCGGAGGTATGACGAATACATTCAGCTATAAAAACTGGAAAATGAGTTTCCTGATTGATGCTCGTTTCGGTGGTGAAGTTTATTCGGGAACCGATGCTGCCATGGATGCGGCAGGTACCAGCAAGCGAACATTAGCTTATCGTGAAGGTGGTGTTGTTGTCGATGGTATGTTGGATGACGGTTCAGCGAATGCGACATCAATATCCGCTGAGGAATACTGGGGCGCAGTCAGCTCAATTGCTTCGGAATATGTTTACGATCAGACGAATGTCCGTCTGCGTGAAATTTCATTGATTTGGAATCTTCCTTCAAAATGGTTGGAAAACACGATTGTCAGAAATGCATCGATTGGTGTAATTGGCCGTAACTTGTTCTTCTTCTACAAGGATACCGACAACTTCGATCCTGAAGCCAGCTACAGTGTGTCCTCATTCTCTCAAGGGGTTGTTTATTACCCGTTGCCAACCAGTCGTAGTATAGGATTCAATTTGAATGTGAACTTTTAA
- a CDS encoding ROK family transcriptional regulator, with product MILLNAEDIRKMPISELKRYRLKMHILRILYAKKTRSASALGKKINVSLPTIRAVLDELIEEKIVRIEGIGDSRGGRKPVMYGLYSDAFYILAVELGHYSAKAVIYNGQNVEVSSVREFDTNINDGELETKVDHVLQVLLEQASLSRDQIVAIGLSMPGLIDAEAGVNKTIVAENQRHVVDRFYSKFHIRTYIENDARMQALGEFTFGKARNSRHTIVINWDWGLGLGMILNGEIYSGSNGSAGELSHIRIQEDGDLCECGKKGCLQSMAGTRKLISMAKEELAKGAVSQLASQFTKDIDNIKAIDVINCAKKGDELCISLLSRLSTRMGWGLSVMIQLFNPELIVLSGPIIKASQYVLIPIQQALHKYCLESILESVRVEVSEMGENSGLKGVGVMVYQKIFSDKSLS from the coding sequence ATGATTCTTTTAAACGCAGAAGACATTCGCAAAATGCCCATAAGTGAGCTGAAGCGGTATCGGCTTAAGATGCACATATTGAGAATTTTGTATGCGAAGAAAACCCGATCTGCTTCCGCTCTTGGAAAGAAAATCAATGTTAGTTTACCGACTATTCGAGCAGTACTGGATGAGTTGATCGAGGAGAAGATCGTTCGGATTGAGGGGATTGGAGATTCTCGGGGTGGCCGCAAGCCGGTGATGTATGGTTTATATTCCGATGCCTTTTACATTCTGGCGGTCGAGCTGGGGCACTACTCAGCCAAAGCAGTTATTTATAATGGGCAGAACGTTGAGGTTTCGTCTGTCCGGGAGTTTGATACAAATATCAACGACGGGGAACTTGAGACGAAGGTTGATCATGTGCTTCAGGTATTACTGGAACAAGCGTCGTTATCGCGCGATCAGATTGTCGCAATTGGTCTGAGTATGCCTGGATTGATTGATGCCGAAGCAGGAGTCAATAAAACAATCGTTGCCGAAAACCAGCGACATGTCGTTGATCGATTCTACTCGAAGTTTCATATTCGTACTTATATTGAAAACGACGCCCGCATGCAGGCGTTGGGAGAGTTTACTTTTGGGAAGGCCCGCAATTCGCGACACACTATCGTCATTAACTGGGATTGGGGGCTTGGTCTGGGAATGATCCTGAACGGAGAAATCTACAGTGGGTCAAACGGCAGTGCCGGTGAATTGAGTCATATTCGGATCCAGGAGGATGGTGACCTTTGCGAATGTGGCAAAAAAGGGTGTTTGCAAAGTATGGCCGGAACCCGCAAACTCATCAGCATGGCGAAAGAAGAATTGGCGAAAGGCGCCGTGAGCCAGTTGGCAAGTCAGTTTACGAAAGATATCGACAATATTAAAGCGATTGATGTGATTAATTGCGCCAAAAAGGGTGATGAACTTTGCATCTCGCTGCTATCGCGATTAAGCACCCGAATGGGCTGGGGCTTATCTGTAATGATCCAATTATTTAACCCGGAACTGATCGTTTTGAGCGGTCCCATCATCAAAGCCAGTCAATACGTTTTAATTCCCATTCAGCAAGCTTTGCACAAGTACTGTTTAGAGAGTATTTTGGAAAGCGTTAGGGTTGAAGTCTCGGAAATGGGAGAGAACTCCGGGCTGAAAGGAGTAGGCGTCATGGTTTATCAAAAAATCTTCAGTGATAAATCGCTCTCGTAG